The Cryptomeria japonica chromosome 6, Sugi_1.0, whole genome shotgun sequence genomic interval TGTGGGTaaattttgataagaaaaaaaACCTCACTAATAGCATCTATGCTTGGGGTACGCAAAAGAAAAATTTACcaattaaaaaaattgaagtgCCACTGAAATTTTATATTGAGAGTTAAAAGGAACATCATTGGCAGTGATCTTGGTACTGAATTTTTATATTGAGAGTTAAAAGGAACATCAATGGCAGTGATCTTGGTAGCGTTGTGCTCACTGCCAAGGTCAGGTGGGCAACCTATGGTGAAGAACTCGAGGGAAAGAGATATCCTTTAATGCAAAGTATAAATTTGAGGGCCGTATAACTGTAGTTATCTATTTTTAGCAGATCCTtaaaagttctaaatatattttaatttataatgtttttcaaataattatattttaatattaagaTATAATTATAAATAGAGTTAGTCATCAAAATTATTCCCGCTTACGAAAAAgctttatgtaaggaattttaagATAGTGGGAGATTTCATAAAATAAGTTGTTAAAGATTAAATTGAACTTCAAAATAggagttttatattttattttaatttttttttaaattattaaatgttAAAGTGATGTGATATTGCTACTAAGATTTAATCATTGACCCTGTTTCATGAGTAGTGACTCATGAAAACCAATCTCTCATGAGAGTGAATGGAACAATTACAACTTGAAGGTCACCAATCCTAATATTACCTCAACTCAAACACGCTTAACTATTGAGTTTCTTCAATAGGTTAAGCTCACTTAACTTGCTACTCCATTTGCAAAACTTTcaactaaaataaatattaatcattaaaaaaatttaattttttatataactagaataaatattaatttaaaaatatctgatcaaataaatagaaattttAAATAATCCAAATTCTACATATGACAATTTTAAAATATCCGATTAAGCAAATAAAAAATTTAAGTAATCCAAGTTTCATAACTGACAATAAAATTTGTAAAGCCAATCTGTGTGGATTATCTATATAATtatcttttaaatattaaaaaaaattatttttaaaatatattataaatcaaAAGATATATATTTGTCAATTGATTGTTGACCTATTTATTAAACTGAATGGCTCTAAATACCATAAGAAATAAGGTTAAGATCAAAAATCCTAAATGACTTTGACTAAATGTATAGTCtaaatgattttaaaatttaatagaatataatcatatatatatggtccataattttatattatttttttaaaatataatatcttcaaattttaattaaaaaattacaatcACAAGGTCGAAGTGAGAGCCCTTCTACATTGAGCATAGAAAACCCTTCCCCGAAAGTACCTCCTTAACGGTTAAAAATTCAAATCGCTGGAAGgctgaaatttgaaaaatattttaacgAAAGACCTTTTTGTGACAGCATTTTCCCTTCAATTGCTTTGGCCTCAACTTTTTAACACGTTGGACGACGTGTAAGCGGCTGAATGGAACTTTAACTAGGATTAGCTAAACAACTGTATGTAACCCTACTGGAAAAAAACCATTTAAAATCTTGAAAATTCATCCGTTAGATCAACTGTAACCCAGAACATggtagtttaaaaaaaaaagaaatggccCCCAAATAATAGCGGCCATAGCTATAATTCCTCTGAACTGTCCTAAAAAATTGGACATCTATTCAGCATTCACAACTCCGTAATAAGTTACGTGGAGATTATTCCGTTGTAACGGCGATCAGGAAATATATTTCCATCCACGGATCTTACGTGGAGAATGTAGTTACATCCCGTGGCCTTTATCAaaagggattcaaattttaaacttGATATACGATCTCGCGGACAATTTTGAAGTCCTCCCCCGCCCAGTTCTCTCTTAAATGTATAAATAATAATCATGAACGGTATATTAATTTAAACCATATAACATAAATTTAGAGGTGAAATCTGAATCAAAGGGTCCCCCACTAAGAAAATTCTTCAATCAAAAAAGTCAAAGGGCAACAATTATTTTCTACACAGATCAAAGAATAAAATGCTGTAGGCCACACAGATTGCGTGTACCTTCGTTTTGATAGTGCAGAGGAAATGGCGTTGTCCGTGCCTGTTCCTGAGAAAAGCATTCTCCGTCTTTGCTCTCATCAGACTGATCATTCCCACGGTCGGAAGACTGCGAGGAGGATGAAATAGTGGCCAGGCACTGTTGTTGCAGACGAAAAGGACAAAATGGGCCAAATGAGAAAGCGGCAGCGCTGCCCTTTGGTGATGATCCGCGCCTGTTAAAACTGGAATCCTCCAAACACTGAGAAGATCTGGTCTCTGAGGCTGAAACGGAACCAGAAGCCTTCTTTTCGGTTTGTTCTGAAGCTCTGTGTGAGTCAGTTGTGCTCCATTCCCTCCATCCTCCAGAGGTTCCAAGCGTCAGGCTGGTGGGCACTCGTGGAGCAGATACGGCCACATTAGGCACAGGAACGGGCACAGAGGAGCCTTGACGTTCGCGTGGATAGAGGGCAACAGGATTGTAGATTGCCCCGCCTGCATTCAAATCTGAACTGCGAGGTTGCAGAGGCTTTAGCGTCGTCCTGTTCTTGGCAGGGGCTTCCACATGATCTCTGTTCAATGGCCTGGGTCTCTTTGTTTTGGGGGCAGCCGTTGTGCTTGTATTGCTCGACAGTACAGTGCCAAACTGCCTCTTCCTACTTGGCGTTTCTGTTAAAAAAAGGGAGTTCTCAATAATAATTTGTAGAAGAGTCTAGGAAATCGAGAAGTACTAGAGTGCAGAGCTTACCAGAGGGATACTTTGCGTTGTCCTTGGCGCCCAGCCATTTGAACGCCGGCTTTCTGTTCTCCGCACTGTGAGTCTGTTTGAGCCATGGCGGGATATAGGTTATTTTGTATCATTCCTCGGCAAACCAAAAGACTAGAGTCGGAAATGCATTTATTTACCTTTTCAATGAGATTTAGGGATGAGAGAATGTTCGCAATGTCGTACAGACGCCTAACTTTGGCTGTAAAAATAGTAAACAGGGGCCATTTAAGTTCGAATCGcgtcaaaaatatttttaaccaGGGTTTAGAATCGGAACCTATCTTAAATTTATTTAAAGCATATGGCGGCAAGAATGTACGGCTTACTTTTGAGCTTGGCTGATTCTTTGCATTCTCCTAGTAGCAGCCTGGCGGCATCTTCCAATGAAACAATTTGAGCCTGTCatgcaaattaaattaaattaaattaaaatgcgAGCTTCTCAACAGGAGAATGCGGCTAAGCCTACGATGGCCGTACCTGCGTGACGAGGAAAAGCTGAACAAATTTCTGCGTGAGAAGCCCAAGAGATTTCTCGCGCCTGCAATCTGCATTAATATACAGATCAGCGCGATCTTTGACCTTtattattcaaagaaaataaaaa includes:
- the LOC131053739 gene encoding uncharacterized protein LOC131053739 isoform X2 → MSSYCDQEGKPQTYSRKEKSLGLLCLNFLNHYTQEKVDSISLDEAACRLGVERRRIYDIVNVLESVGVLVRKAKNRYTWKGYEGIPKFLEKLRETALEGDVLNGVKNLADLSEIKMNNVRVCVNSDDDEEENSSNENRPPLENVKRQTTKHGLNKSSPVSVFGEASKSKADCRREKSLGLLTQKFVQLFLVTQAQIVSLEDAARLLLGECKESAKLKTKVRRLYDIANILSSLNLIEKTHSAENRKPAFKWLGAKDNAKYPSETPSRKRQFGTVLSSNTSTTAAPKTKRPRPLNRDHVEAPAKNRTTLKPLQPRSSDLNAGGAIYNPVALYPRERQGSSVPVPVPNVAVSAPRVPTSLTLGTSGGWREWSTTDSHRASEQTEKKASGSVSASETRSSQCLEDSSFNRRGSSPKGSAAAFSFGPFCPFRLQQQCLATISSSSQSSDRGNDQSDESKDGECFSQEQARTTPFPLHYQNEVSQGRIYLDNVSSSNLSGLAYCIS
- the LOC131053739 gene encoding uncharacterized protein LOC131053739 isoform X1, yielding MSSYCDQEGKPQTYSRKEKSLGLLCLNFLNHYTQEKVDSISLDEAACRLGVERRRIYDIVNVLESVGVLVRKAKNRYTWKGYEGIPKFLEKLRETALEGDVLNGVKNLADLSEIKMNNVRVCVNSDDDEEENSSNENRPPLENVKRQTTKHGLNKSSPVSVFGEASKSKADCRREKSLGLLTQKFVQLFLVTQAQIVSLEDAARLLLGECKESAKLKTKVRRLYDIANILSSLNLIEKTHSAENRKPAFKWLGAKDNAKYPSETPSRKRQFGTVLSSNTSTTAAPKTKRPRPLNRDHVEAPAKNRTTLKPLQPRSSDLNAGGAIYNPVALYPRERQGSSVPVPVPNVAVSAPRVPTSLTLGTSGGWREWSTTDSHRASEQTEKKASGSVSASETRSSQCLEDSSFNRRGSSPKGSAAAFSFGPFCPFRLQQQCLATISSSSQSSDRGNDQSDESKDGECFSQEQARTTPFPLHYQNEALDHMFLHYMNAWKSWYLQVATSATANATSTVQSPAPCAQEPCDSSTEDI
- the LOC131053739 gene encoding uncharacterized protein LOC131053739 isoform X3 — translated: MSSYCDQEGKPQTYSRKEKSLGLLCLNFLNHYTQEKVDSISLDEAACRLGVERRRIYDIVNVLESVGVLVRKAKNRYTWKGYEGIPKFLEKLRETALEGDVLNGVKNLADLSEIKMNNVRVCVNSDDDEEENSSNENRPPLENVKRQTTKHGLNKSSPVSVFGEASKSKADCRREKSLGLLTQKFVQLFLVTQAQIVSLEDAARLLLGECKESAKLKTKVRRLYDIANILSSLNLIEKTHSAENRKPAFKWLGAKDNAKYPSETPSRKRQFGTVLSSNTSTTAAPKTKRPRPLNRDHVEAPAKNRTTLKPLQPRSSDLNAGGAIYNPVALYPRERQGSSVPVPVPNVAVSAPRVPTSLTLGTSGGWREWSTTDSHRASEQTEKKASGSVSASETRSSQCLEDSSFNRRGSSPKGSAAAFSFGPFCPFRLQQQCLATISSSSQSSDRGNDQSDESKDGECFSQEQARTTPFPLHYQNEGQICRKKAFQG